In a single window of the Tellurirhabdus bombi genome:
- a CDS encoding phosphate/phosphite/phosphonate ABC transporter substrate-binding protein, producing MRQVLTSFWLILLFHLVPLSSFAQLNKLRLATYTYADNDRLKNIKPLADVLSQQLGIPVETKSYQNVSAFIQGLQAGEVDIALISTFGYLLMTSCGLSSYTPVAALKTASGSGDNYKSAIIAHASLPINNLADLKEKASNYRMTFVSETSTSGNLIPRSFLYSAGITQPDEQFKEVSYSKTHAAGVAQVLKREADLAAFGSEEYYKAIQQNPQVKDQIKLLWLSEEIPLGPVLLKNSLPTDLQQRITSTFLALHETHNNALVALRSGWSEARQAEKFKPIDDAFYQSYRQHIGAPIALIQRFANLIR from the coding sequence TACTTTTTCACCTCGTCCCATTATCTTCTTTTGCCCAGCTAAACAAACTGCGACTGGCTACGTATACGTACGCGGATAATGATCGTCTGAAAAATATTAAACCTTTGGCGGATGTACTGAGTCAGCAATTGGGCATTCCCGTTGAGACAAAAAGCTATCAGAATGTTTCGGCATTTATCCAGGGCCTCCAAGCTGGTGAAGTTGACATCGCGCTCATCAGTACCTTTGGCTATCTGCTGATGACCAGCTGTGGCCTGAGTTCCTACACACCTGTTGCCGCTCTCAAGACCGCTTCGGGCAGCGGGGATAACTACAAAAGTGCCATCATTGCCCACGCGTCGTTACCGATTAACAACCTTGCTGATTTGAAAGAAAAAGCGAGTAATTACCGCATGACTTTTGTTAGTGAAACATCCACATCCGGTAACTTAATCCCGAGATCTTTCCTGTATTCAGCGGGTATTACGCAGCCGGATGAGCAATTTAAAGAAGTATCCTATAGCAAAACCCACGCTGCGGGGGTTGCCCAGGTGCTGAAACGCGAGGCGGATCTGGCGGCCTTTGGTAGTGAAGAATATTACAAGGCCATCCAGCAAAATCCACAGGTAAAAGACCAGATTAAACTGCTCTGGCTATCCGAAGAAATCCCTTTGGGTCCGGTTTTACTAAAAAATTCATTGCCAACTGATTTACAGCAAAGGATTACAAGCACCTTTTTGGCCCTTCACGAGACGCATAATAACGCACTCGTCGCCTTGCGTTCGGGCTGGTCGGAGGCGCGGCAGGCCGAAAAATTCAAACCCATTGATGATGCCTTTTATCAATCGTACCGGCAACACATTGGTGCCCCTATAGCCTTGATTCAACGTTTTGCCAACTTGATTCGCTAA